The DNA segment TGATCTTAACAACTTAACCATATTCTAATCTCAAAGGATACTATGACTATGCCATATCTTATTTATGCACGTGATTATGAAAACTTTATACACTTAGTTAACCCTAAAGCTAATCATGGATAATAGCTTTAAGCCATAATGTAAAATTTGTTATTGCTTGAGAGTCTTCTTTAAGGTAAACCAGATAATAGCCATACGCTGGGTGATCAATAACTTCTCCAATTGTTATTAATTGTTTCTGATCAATCAGCTGGCGCACAAATAGTTCATGAGTTACCAAAATACCGACTTTGTTTAAACAAGCATAAATTGCCTGCACCGTATTACCAAAGCTTGTCAATTGATCAATAGATGGGCAAGGAAGGTTATTACCATTGGTCCATTTCTGCCAATCTTGCTGACGAAATTGAATATCATTAATCATTAACAATTTATTCTCATCGAACATCTGAACTATGTCACCAGTGAAGTAAAGGTCGGGATGGCACACAGCAACTAGTCGGTCACTAGATAAGTATTCTACTGTATGATTAAGCCAATCATCTTGATTTCCATAACCAATAATCAAATCAACATCATGCTGTTGCATTAGAGGTAATGACCAATTCGTTGATAAACGAATATCTACCTCAGGATATTGTAAATAAAAATCGCCTAGATTGGGAATCAAGCAAAAGGTTGAAATAGAATTCAGTAAGCTTAATGTAATATGCTTTGTTGAGTCATTTACTAATTTAAATTTTGCCTGCTCTATTGTTTTTAATGCAGGGGTAATACTTTCATAAAAAATTCGGCCTTTTTCAGTGAGCTTAACTTTGTTATTAGTTCGCTCAAATAACTGACAGTTTAAATCATATTCTAATGCTTTTATTTGCTGGCTTACTGCTGGCAAAGTAATACAGTGTGTTTCAGCTGCTTTTAAAAAGCTATTTGACTGTGCTGCTGTTAAAAATACTGGCAATGTCTTTAATGGTGGATAAAGCATATTGATACTGATTAAGTTTTTCTTTATCTATAGTATAGATTTTAAAAATGTATTTAACAAATTTTATATGATCAAATAGTAGTCACCAATAGATAAATACATTTATTTGGAGGCATTTATGAAAAGTATACCATATTATCTATTTCGAGGTGGTACCTCTAAAGGTGCTTTCTTCTTTAAAAAAGATTTACCAAAAAATGAAAAAGCGCGTAATACAATCATTAGCAAAATTATGGGTAGTCCACACCCTTATCAAGTCGATGGTATAGGCGGTGGCGTACCCAATGCAAGTAAAATTGGCATTCTTTCTCCTTCTAAGAAAAAAGGAGTCGATTTAGAGTATATTATGGGACAAGTGGATATCAATTCAATGGAAGTTGATACTCATGGCGACTGTGGTAATATGCTAACTGCAGCGGCTTGCTGTGCTATTGAAGCTAATATCGTTAAAGTGCAACCAAATTATACTCAAGTAACCATTTACAGCCCGAAAACAGACTCAATAAAAAGAGTCTGTGTGCCAATAAAAAATAGTAAGATTATTTATGAAGGTAGCTATCATATCGATGGCGTGAAACCATTAGGTTCGCCTATGACAGTATCATTTTATCAACCTTCTGCATCGCAAACAAAAGCAATTTTTCCATCAACAAAAAAAATAGATATCATTGATAATATTCCTGTTACTTTAATTGATTGTGGACGAGCATTAATCATTGCTAAAGCAAGTGATTTTGGTTTAACTGGTAATGAAGAAATATCGTTACTTGAAAAAGATAAAGATTTAAACCAACAACTAGAAGCATTTAGATTACAGTGTGCTGATAGAATGGGTATTAGTAATCCTTGTGTTAGTTTTCCAAGAATTACATTAATTAGCAAAGGCAAATCTAATCAAGATATTTTTGCCCATTATTGGTCTAACCCTAAACATGCAAAAGTCCATCCAGCAATGGCAATGACTGCAGCAATGGCAATTGGTAGTTGTTTATGCATCGATGGCACGATCTGTTATACTGAAAAGCATAAATTACACCCTACTTTAAGTGAGCAATCAATTTGTATTGGACATGCTCAAGGTGAAGTTACCATTAAAGTGACAGCAAAAATAGCACCCCTTATGATTCAATCCTGCTCATTTAAACGAACAGCAAGACTATTAGCCAGTGGCATGGTTTATTATACATAAGTAAACCTAGCGCAGAAATAACTTAAATAATATGCGATGCGCTTTACCAAAGGGTGGGTAAATCAAAGATCCTGGTGTGAATTTGCCTTTTAAATAAACTGCTTTTGCATGAGAGAAGGTAATAAATCCTTCTTTTGCATGATAAGAGCCCATCCCAGATGGTCCAATTCCACCAAATGGTAAATCTTCCTGTGCAATTTGCATCAGTGCATCATTAAAGCAAACACCCCCTGCATGCGTATTTCTAATAACTTCTTCAAATTCACTTTCTTTACCATAAAAATATAGGCTTAATGCTCGAGGTTTTTGCTTAATTGACTCAATGGCTTGATTAAGTGTTTGGTAATTAATAATCGGCAAAATTGGGCCAAATATCTCTTCTTTCGATAATAGCATATCATCTTTCAAACCAGTTACCACACAAAGTGGTAGTTGGCGTTTACTTAATTGAGCTTCACTCCAAGGTGTATCTTGACCCAATACATTGATCGATGCACCTTTTGACTTAGCATCCTCTAATAGCGCTTGAATTCGGTTAAGGTGTTGATCACTAATCAAAGCCGTTAAATCAGATGATTGATTATGTGTAAATTTTTGCCAACTATCTGATAATGTTTGTATAAAATCTTTAGTTAATGAAGCAGCTAAATAAATATAATCAGGTGCAATACAGGTTTGACCCGAATTAACATACTTTGCAAAGCAAATACTTGCAACTGCTTTTTTAAGATTGGCTTTTTCTGTAATAATTACAGGGGACTTACCACCTAATTCTAAAGTTACAGGTGTTAGGTTATCACTTGCAGCCTTCATCACAAGTCTACCGACTGTAGTTGATCCAGTAAAAAATATATGATCAAATGCTAATTGACTAAATGCTTGTGCCACATGCACATCACCTTGTATAAAACAAATTTCATCTTCTGAAAAAACTCTTTGAAAAATTGTGATTAATGTTTTTTCGGTTTTTGGTGTTAATTCCGATAATTTCACCATAATACGATTACCAGCAGCAAGTGCATAAATAATTGGGATAATTGATAAAATCAAAGGATAATTCCAAGGTACGATAATACCAACAACACCTTTCGGTTGATAAAATACATAATTACGAGATGGAAAGTATAATAAACTAACATGACGCTTATCAGACTTCATCCAAGACTTTAGATGTTTTAATACATATTTAAACGCCGAAATCATTGGAAATAGCTCAGTTAAACGACTTTCATCAAATTTACGATGTCCAAAGTCATCATTTAGAGCAGACAACAGTGCTTTTTGACTATCTAATAATATGCTTTTTAATTGCTTTATCTGACTGTGACGTGTTTTATAATCTGGATATGGTGATGCTAAAAAGCTTTGTTTTTGATTTTCAAAAACCGTTTTTAATTTTAAAATTTCATCATTTGACATCAAAATTAGTCCTTTAACTTGTTTTAAACCTGAAAAATTCGCTATCATTGTAACAGGTTAGAGAAAAAAATGACTGTGATCAAACAACAATCATAATTATTTAATCAATTGATTAAGGCATAAGTAGATAAAACAAATGAAACTATTAAATTCGAGCAAAAAAACAAAAAAAACTAAAGTAAGTAAAGTCAATCGCAGAAAGCATGTTGAAGCCACAGATTCCCCCTTATTAGAGCGCCTGAAAATTGCTTCATTAATCATTATTGGTGCTGTTGCTGTTTTTATTTTTATCAGCCTTGTCACTTATAATGCAAATGACCCAGGTTGGTCACAAATTAAATCCAATGGTATTGTACATAATACAGCTGGAGAAGTGGGTGCTTATAGTGCTGATATTTTATTATCTCTATTTGGTCTTTTTGCCTATTTAATTCCCTTTTTAATGATTTATGGTCTATGGGTTATCTATCAAGAAAGACAAAGCTTTAATGACCGCGCCATAAGTCTTATGATTTTACGCTGGTTAGGCATTATTTTAACCTTTGGCGCAGGCAGCGCATTAGCAGAGTTAATTTTTATTGATTATCACACAGGCTTACCACAAGGCGCTGGCGGTATTACAGGATACATACTCAATGAATATACCAACAGTTATTTAAGTATTGGTGGTAGTATTATTGTATTTATTACCATGCTGGCATTAGGCCTTACTCTTTTTTCTGGCTTAAACTGGCTTTTTGCATTAATCAGCACCTTCAAAGGCTTATTTAAAATTACCAAAAAAGCAACACTTAAAACATCTTCAACCTTAGGCAATATTAAAAATGAAGCTAAAAAGGCACGCACTGATGCCAAAGAAGAAAAAAAGATAAAAGATAAGCAGTTAATCGATAACAAACCATTATATATAGAACCAGAAGCTGATCATAAAATAACGCAAAAACCACCAAAAGAAACAAAACAAGGAAAAATCACGCCTAACTTATCCTTTGATGAACTAATGAATCAACATAGTCAAGCACAAGCAACAGACAAACCTAAAAAGAAAAAACAACCGGAATTTGCATCATTAACCGTATCCAATAGTCAAGGCACAAGCTTACCAACACTTGATTTATTAGATGATCCAGAAGCACGCCCAGCTCAAGTCTCTGAAGAAACCTTAGAAAATCTTGCACGCCTAGTTGAGCAAAAGTTAGCTGATTATAATATTACTGTCCGCGTTGCTGGTGTCTACCCTGGTCCTGTTATTACACGCTTTGAGCTAGAATTAGCACCTGGAATTAAGGTATCACGTTTAAGCACCTTATCTCAAGATATTGCTCGCTCACTGTCAATTCCACGTGTTAGAGTTGTTGAAGTCATTCCAGGCAAGCCCTATGTAGGGCTTGAAATTCCCAACCAAAAACGCGAAACAGTACGCTTAAAAGAAATATTATCAAGTGATCAATTTTTAAAATCAAATACACCAGTAACACTTGGCTTAGGAAAAGATATTGCCGGTAGCCCATCTATTGCCAATTTAGCTAAAATGCCACATTTATTAGTTGCAGGTACGACAGGCTCTGGTAAATCTGTTGGAGTTAATGCAATGCTTTTAAGTATGCTCTATAAAAGTACCCCAGAAGATCTACGTTTAATTATGATAGACCCCAAAATGCTTGAACTATCGATCTATGATGGTATTCCTCACTTATTAACACCTGTTGTAACTGATATGACTGAAGCCGCGAATGCATTACGCTGGTGTGTTAAAGAGATGGATCGACGTTATGAATTAATGGCTGCTGTAGGCGTAAGGAACATTGCCGGCTTAAATGATAAAATTAAGCAACAAGAAAAAAGTGATACACCAATTAAAGATCCACTGTGGTTAAAAGCACATCCTGGCTCAGAAAAAGATGCACCCAGTTTATCTAAATTACCATATATTGTGGTTGTTGCCGATGAATTTGCTGATATGATGATGGTGGTTGGTAAAAAAGTTGAAGAACTTATTGCACGTATCGCACAAAAAGCGCGTGCTGCTGGTATTCACTTAATTTTGGCAACACAAAGGCCTTCGGTTGATGTAGTAACAGGTTTAATCAAAGCCAATATCCCTACTCGAATTGCCTTTCAAGTCTCTTCAAAAATTGATTCGCGCACTATTATTGATCAACAAGGAGCTGAACAATTATTAGGTCATGGAGATATGTTGTATTTACCACCTGGCAGTGGTGTCCCTCATCGATTACATGGTGCTTTTGTCAGTGATGATGAAGTTCATCGTGTTGTTAATGCATTGAAAAATGATTCGACACCAAATTATATTGAAACAATAACACAAACAGCATCACTCGATGATGAAGAAAGTGATGACCAACAAGGAGGCGGTGAAAAAGATTCACTCTATGATCAGGCTGTACAAATTGTACTTGAAAGTCAGCGCGCTTCCATCTCAAGTATTCAAAGACGTTTACGCATTGGCTATAATCGTGCCGCTCGCTTAATCGAAGATATGGAAGCCGCTGGTATTGTCAGTGAAATGCAACAAAATGGCTTAAGAGAAGTTTTAGTTAGGAGACCGTCATAAATGTTTCAACCCATTCAAAAATTTAAATACTTTGTCACAGCAATTGGTTTTTTACTATTGACACAACCAATCTATGCTATGCAAAACTCAACACCAACTGATGAACTATTACAACATATTCATCATATCTCAAGCTATCAAGCTAATTTCATGCAAACGGTTGTTGATAAGTCAACTGGTAATAAGTCAGTCAGTTATGGCACATTATGGGTAAAACAGCCAAGCTTTTTTAAATGGGAAGTATTAAAGCCTAATAAACAGCTTTTAGTTTCTAATGGTAAAAAATTATGGAACTATGATATGGACTTAGAACAAGTCACTGTTCAAGATGTCCCTAAAACAATCTCTCAAGCACCAATATTATTACTGTTAAGAGGAGATCCTAAAACATTAAATGATCTGTTTTTTATTTATGAGCGTAAAAAAAATACCTTTACATTAGTTCCTAAAGATAAAGAAAGTGTCGCGATTAATAAAATTATTTTATATTTTGATAACGGTAATTTAAAAAAGCTAACCCTAAGGACAAGTACCGGCATTGATACCTATATCTTATTTGATAAATACAATTACGATAAAATCAATACAAGCT comes from the bacterium SCSIO 12844 genome and includes:
- a CDS encoding coniferyl aldehyde dehydrogenase; the protein is MSNDEILKLKTVFENQKQSFLASPYPDYKTRHSQIKQLKSILLDSQKALLSALNDDFGHRKFDESRLTELFPMISAFKYVLKHLKSWMKSDKRHVSLLYFPSRNYVFYQPKGVVGIIVPWNYPLILSIIPIIYALAAGNRIMVKLSELTPKTEKTLITIFQRVFSEDEICFIQGDVHVAQAFSQLAFDHIFFTGSTTVGRLVMKAASDNLTPVTLELGGKSPVIITEKANLKKAVASICFAKYVNSGQTCIAPDYIYLAASLTKDFIQTLSDSWQKFTHNQSSDLTALISDQHLNRIQALLEDAKSKGASINVLGQDTPWSEAQLSKRQLPLCVVTGLKDDMLLSKEEIFGPILPIINYQTLNQAIESIKQKPRALSLYFYGKESEFEEVIRNTHAGGVCFNDALMQIAQEDLPFGGIGPSGMGSYHAKEGFITFSHAKAVYLKGKFTPGSLIYPPFGKAHRILFKLFLR
- the lolA gene encoding outer membrane lipoprotein chaperone LolA, whose translation is MFQPIQKFKYFVTAIGFLLLTQPIYAMQNSTPTDELLQHIHHISSYQANFMQTVVDKSTGNKSVSYGTLWVKQPSFFKWEVLKPNKQLLVSNGKKLWNYDMDLEQVTVQDVPKTISQAPILLLLRGDPKTLNDLFFIYERKKNTFTLVPKDKESVAINKIILYFDNGNLKKLTLRTSTGIDTYILFDKYNYDKINTSFFDFTPPKGVDVLGGATE
- a CDS encoding DNA translocase FtsK 4TM domain-containing protein is translated as MKLLNSSKKTKKTKVSKVNRRKHVEATDSPLLERLKIASLIIIGAVAVFIFISLVTYNANDPGWSQIKSNGIVHNTAGEVGAYSADILLSLFGLFAYLIPFLMIYGLWVIYQERQSFNDRAISLMILRWLGIILTFGAGSALAELIFIDYHTGLPQGAGGITGYILNEYTNSYLSIGGSIIVFITMLALGLTLFSGLNWLFALISTFKGLFKITKKATLKTSSTLGNIKNEAKKARTDAKEEKKIKDKQLIDNKPLYIEPEADHKITQKPPKETKQGKITPNLSFDELMNQHSQAQATDKPKKKKQPEFASLTVSNSQGTSLPTLDLLDDPEARPAQVSEETLENLARLVEQKLADYNITVRVAGVYPGPVITRFELELAPGIKVSRLSTLSQDIARSLSIPRVRVVEVIPGKPYVGLEIPNQKRETVRLKEILSSDQFLKSNTPVTLGLGKDIAGSPSIANLAKMPHLLVAGTTGSGKSVGVNAMLLSMLYKSTPEDLRLIMIDPKMLELSIYDGIPHLLTPVVTDMTEAANALRWCVKEMDRRYELMAAVGVRNIAGLNDKIKQQEKSDTPIKDPLWLKAHPGSEKDAPSLSKLPYIVVVADEFADMMMVVGKKVEELIARIAQKARAAGIHLILATQRPSVDVVTGLIKANIPTRIAFQVSSKIDSRTIIDQQGAEQLLGHGDMLYLPPGSGVPHRLHGAFVSDDEVHRVVNALKNDSTPNYIETITQTASLDDEESDDQQGGGEKDSLYDQAVQIVLESQRASISSIQRRLRIGYNRAARLIEDMEAAGIVSEMQQNGLREVLVRRPS
- a CDS encoding LysR family transcriptional regulator: MLYPPLKTLPVFLTAAQSNSFLKAAETHCITLPAVSQQIKALEYDLNCQLFERTNNKVKLTEKGRIFYESITPALKTIEQAKFKLVNDSTKHITLSLLNSISTFCLIPNLGDFYLQYPEVDIRLSTNWSLPLMQQHDVDLIIGYGNQDDWLNHTVEYLSSDRLVAVCHPDLYFTGDIVQMFDENKLLMINDIQFRQQDWQKWTNGNNLPCPSIDQLTSFGNTVQAIYACLNKVGILVTHELFVRQLIDQKQLITIGEVIDHPAYGYYLVYLKEDSQAITNFTLWLKAIIHD